Proteins encoded within one genomic window of Balneolaceae bacterium:
- a CDS encoding tetratricopeptide repeat protein produces MSRNLISISIFVFLLICAGTGAAQNQQNSPDETFQTGLTLFEKGLFTESIPYFERVTEQGSNSLIKETAAYYRARALIRIDSTGTNRYVDDFLQAHPGSNQTAVLLRDVAEKHLKAKNYEEAIRRMDEALNFPQTYDDKAELYYTLGETAAEAGNFDLARDYFLELDDTHSRSVWAPRALYARGRLFLEEENYPQASQAFELLRERHPRNAMTRRIGTALGESYYQQRKFEEAIEAFLDALPYLDDENRAKAVYLTAESYNALNNYEDATRFYRRYLNSIDDPEQSRIAHYGLGWVFHKQDIYHWAARSFGEASSGDDEIAIKAQYYEAVNQKLAGRYEEALESFREFGERFQEGLFQEQARFEWAITAFEMGLYNEAIEVLLPLAREYETLENPGQILTFLGEVYYANNEYTRSMETFQLAEEMTDLDPALKRQARFQLAWVLYYNQAYAQAQPDFERVHNEAPDSELGSEALFWSADANFQIQEYGRAAQQFDAFIRQYPDHELVGAAKYSLGWTYFKMGDFANATAPLIDFLNNYEPPPIVLFPYETDTRLRIGDAFFAQGEYQQALEYYRATIGAEPGGDYAMYQVANSFYRMNRNFEAVTEFRRLLRIYPFSSLREQAAYNIAYVYLNTGNYDQAIEEFQSVISRYPDTEWAARAQYNIGDSYYNAGQYQEAIEAYRTVLEEYPRSDYIIEAIDGIEYAQLSAGNEDTSTDVLEDFLGDNPTSTTADRLRFRQAENVFRTGNYEAAVREFRQYLRVTNNRELMPDAYYNLADAYTRTDSLAQASDVLQTLVNEFPNSEQTAPALAELGRIQNEMGNYNQSLQYFQQLLEKDERYQQEAYLGIANAQLELGNINEARQNFERVLSINSENGAARVGLGKVLMQDGRHDEARRFFQLVVENNTTEIGAEAQYLLGESYLAEGDRESALEAFSRVSVLFEAFSVWVAEAQYKTAEIYIRQGDRGQALNLLNSIVETYPDTPGAQKARRLLQSN; encoded by the coding sequence ATGAGTAGAAACCTAATTTCAATCTCCATTTTCGTTTTTCTGCTGATCTGTGCCGGTACAGGTGCTGCCCAAAATCAACAGAACTCTCCCGATGAAACATTTCAAACCGGCCTTACACTGTTCGAGAAAGGTCTGTTTACTGAGTCCATTCCCTACTTTGAAAGAGTAACCGAGCAGGGTTCGAATTCGCTTATCAAGGAAACAGCTGCGTACTACCGGGCGCGTGCGCTTATCAGGATCGACTCTACCGGCACGAACCGGTATGTAGATGATTTTCTCCAGGCTCATCCCGGCAGCAACCAGACAGCAGTTCTGCTGAGAGATGTAGCAGAAAAACATCTGAAAGCAAAAAATTACGAAGAGGCGATCCGCCGAATGGATGAAGCTCTGAATTTTCCACAGACGTATGATGATAAAGCTGAGTTATATTACACGCTTGGGGAAACGGCTGCTGAAGCGGGTAATTTTGACCTGGCCCGAGATTATTTCCTGGAACTGGATGATACGCACAGCAGAAGTGTTTGGGCGCCGAGGGCACTCTATGCACGTGGACGGCTCTTTCTCGAAGAGGAAAATTATCCGCAAGCGTCACAGGCATTTGAATTGTTGAGAGAACGGCATCCCCGGAATGCTATGACCCGGAGGATTGGTACGGCTTTAGGAGAATCCTATTATCAGCAGAGGAAATTTGAAGAAGCGATTGAAGCTTTCCTCGATGCTCTGCCTTACCTGGATGATGAAAACCGGGCCAAAGCTGTATATCTGACTGCAGAAAGTTACAACGCTTTGAATAACTACGAAGATGCCACAAGATTTTACCGGCGATATCTGAATTCAATTGATGACCCGGAACAATCCCGCATTGCTCACTATGGACTCGGTTGGGTGTTCCATAAACAAGATATTTACCACTGGGCGGCTCGGTCGTTTGGGGAAGCTTCTTCGGGAGACGATGAGATTGCGATCAAAGCTCAATATTACGAAGCTGTCAACCAAAAACTGGCGGGCCGTTATGAGGAAGCATTGGAATCATTCCGGGAGTTTGGTGAACGGTTTCAAGAAGGTTTATTCCAGGAACAGGCAAGGTTTGAGTGGGCGATAACAGCGTTTGAAATGGGGTTGTACAATGAGGCGATTGAAGTTCTTCTGCCGCTTGCACGTGAATATGAAACACTGGAAAACCCGGGACAGATTCTAACATTTTTAGGAGAAGTGTACTACGCCAATAACGAATACACGCGTTCGATGGAAACCTTTCAGCTTGCCGAAGAGATGACAGATTTAGATCCGGCATTGAAGCGGCAGGCAAGATTTCAGCTGGCATGGGTACTTTACTATAACCAAGCCTATGCGCAGGCCCAGCCAGACTTTGAACGGGTTCATAATGAGGCACCGGATTCTGAATTGGGCAGTGAAGCCCTGTTCTGGAGTGCTGATGCCAATTTTCAGATTCAAGAATATGGTCGGGCTGCACAACAGTTCGATGCATTCATTCGGCAATATCCGGATCATGAATTGGTTGGAGCAGCCAAATACAGTTTGGGTTGGACCTATTTTAAAATGGGTGATTTTGCCAATGCCACCGCTCCGTTAATCGATTTTTTGAATAATTACGAACCACCGCCAATTGTGCTTTTTCCGTATGAAACGGATACCAGGCTTCGGATTGGGGATGCTTTCTTTGCACAAGGAGAGTATCAACAAGCACTTGAATATTACCGGGCCACTATTGGTGCCGAACCGGGAGGCGATTATGCGATGTACCAGGTTGCGAACAGTTTTTATCGGATGAACCGGAATTTTGAGGCAGTCACTGAATTTCGGCGGTTACTCAGAATCTATCCCTTTAGTAGCTTGCGGGAACAAGCGGCTTATAATATTGCGTATGTATACCTGAATACGGGGAATTATGATCAGGCGATCGAAGAGTTTCAGTCGGTAATCTCCAGGTACCCTGATACTGAATGGGCAGCCCGGGCACAGTACAATATTGGTGATTCTTATTACAATGCGGGTCAATACCAGGAGGCCATTGAAGCTTACCGAACCGTTCTGGAAGAATATCCCAGGAGTGATTATATCATCGAAGCAATAGACGGAATTGAGTATGCGCAACTATCCGCTGGAAATGAAGATACCAGCACAGATGTACTTGAAGACTTTTTAGGTGATAATCCAACATCTACGACGGCAGACCGATTAAGATTTCGCCAGGCTGAAAATGTATTTCGGACTGGAAATTATGAAGCAGCCGTACGCGAATTTCGTCAATATTTAAGAGTTACCAACAATCGCGAGTTGATGCCTGATGCTTATTATAATCTGGCAGATGCCTATACCCGAACGGATAGCCTGGCACAAGCATCGGATGTTCTTCAAACACTGGTGAATGAATTTCCCAATTCTGAGCAAACTGCGCCGGCGCTTGCCGAACTTGGCCGGATTCAAAACGAGATGGGCAACTACAATCAATCACTGCAATACTTTCAACAGTTGCTGGAGAAAGATGAACGATACCAGCAGGAAGCGTACCTCGGCATTGCAAACGCTCAATTAGAACTTGGAAATATAAATGAGGCCCGACAGAATTTTGAACGTGTGCTGTCTATCAATTCAGAAAACGGTGCAGCCAGAGTTGGGCTTGGTAAAGTTCTTATGCAAGACGGCAGACACGATGAAGCCCGGCGATTCTTCCAGTTGGTTGTAGAAAATAATACAACAGAAATCGGTGCAGAAGCTCAATATTTGTTGGGCGAGTCGTATCTGGCAGAGGGTGACAGGGAATCTGCATTAGAGGCTTTTTCTCGAGTAAGTGTACTCTTTGAAGCATTTTCTGTATGGGTAGCCGAAGCTCAATACAAAACGGCAGAAATTTATATTCGCCAGGGAGATCGCGGGCAAGCCCTGAACCTGCTCAATTCTATCGTAGAAACATATCCTGATACTCCCGGGGCTCAAAAAGCAAGACGTTTACTGCAATCCAATTAA
- the aroA gene encoding 3-phosphoshikimate 1-carboxyvinyltransferase, giving the protein MKKAVHPVARLSGNIVPPPDKSISHRSAMFAALSSEDSLIQNYSSAADPQSTLECLRQLGVKVHQNGSTVKVSGVGRDGFQEPDKPLDCGNSGTTMRLLSGIVAGAGVKCSMIGDESLSARTMKRIIDPLQKMGCKIDGKEGVYAPLEIDPHDGVKGMRYPLPIASAQLKSCVLLAGLFGEEPTEVIEDVLSRDHTERLLQLETEPYGSGKIIRSSWDHVIPPQNYSVPGDFSAAAFWLVAGSIHKNAEINLNGVGVNPSRDAVYHILEEMGASFKKTNNRLAGKEPVSDLYVESSDLQPINLNPALIPNCIDELPILMVAMCFAEGTSVITGAEELRHKETDRLSAMAEILNLAGADVELQKDGMIIHGKRDFKPASATYPTYHDHRMAMAAAVLATKGTDTSAITHADCTAISYPNFWNHLQTLSDSAI; this is encoded by the coding sequence ATGAAAAAAGCTGTTCACCCGGTAGCCAGGCTATCCGGAAACATTGTACCACCCCCCGACAAATCTATTTCTCACCGATCCGCCATGTTCGCGGCGCTGTCATCCGAGGATAGCCTCATCCAAAACTACTCTTCTGCGGCAGATCCGCAAAGTACCCTTGAGTGTTTAAGACAGTTGGGCGTGAAGGTGCATCAAAATGGCTCAACTGTAAAAGTTTCGGGTGTTGGAAGAGATGGTTTTCAAGAACCAGACAAACCGCTGGATTGCGGAAATTCCGGTACAACGATGCGTTTGCTGAGCGGAATTGTAGCCGGAGCCGGAGTGAAGTGCAGTATGATTGGTGATGAATCTCTCTCCGCACGAACCATGAAACGAATTATCGATCCGCTGCAAAAAATGGGTTGCAAGATTGATGGAAAAGAGGGGGTTTATGCACCGCTTGAAATCGATCCGCATGACGGAGTAAAAGGAATGAGATATCCCTTGCCGATTGCCAGTGCTCAACTTAAATCATGCGTCTTGCTGGCGGGATTGTTCGGCGAAGAGCCGACCGAAGTGATTGAAGATGTATTGAGCCGAGATCACACCGAACGGCTTCTTCAACTGGAAACAGAACCGTATGGATCGGGCAAAATTATTCGAAGCAGCTGGGATCATGTTATCCCACCGCAAAATTATAGTGTGCCCGGTGATTTTTCCGCAGCCGCTTTTTGGCTGGTAGCCGGTTCCATCCATAAAAATGCAGAGATCAATCTGAATGGAGTTGGTGTTAACCCAAGCCGTGATGCAGTTTACCATATCCTTGAGGAGATGGGTGCTTCATTCAAAAAGACAAACAATCGGCTGGCTGGAAAAGAACCTGTGTCCGATCTCTATGTAGAATCTTCAGATCTTCAACCGATCAATCTGAATCCGGCGCTTATACCCAACTGTATCGACGAACTTCCAATCCTGATGGTAGCCATGTGCTTTGCTGAAGGAACATCTGTTATAACCGGGGCTGAAGAACTTCGGCATAAGGAAACCGACAGACTCTCGGCTATGGCTGAGATTTTGAATTTAGCCGGGGCAGATGTAGAGCTTCAAAAAGATGGAATGATCATTCACGGAAAGAGAGATTTTAAGCCGGCATCAGCTACCTATCCTACCTATCACGATCACCGCATGGCCATGGCAGCAGCCGTGCTTGCTACCAAGGGAACTGACACCTCTGCAATTACTCATGCAGATTGTACTGCCATCTCTTATCCAAATTTTTGGAATCATCTGCAGACTTTAAGTGATTCTGCGATCTAA
- a CDS encoding Hsp20/alpha crystallin family protein, with protein sequence MSNLNIDIEKQLSRLGKDIQGFVERMVPLNVEAGDFKPDCDIVESENLYSLYMDLPGMKKKEISITLKDRILTVSGERELFLEDDEILKRSERTQGSFSRSFALPENADVSSVTATFKDGVLHVKISKTGLESDDDSQSIPIK encoded by the coding sequence ATGAGCAATCTGAATATTGACATAGAAAAACAACTTTCAAGACTCGGCAAAGATATCCAGGGTTTTGTTGAACGAATGGTTCCGCTGAATGTGGAAGCAGGAGATTTTAAACCCGATTGTGATATCGTTGAAAGTGAAAACTTGTATTCACTTTATATGGATCTGCCGGGTATGAAAAAGAAAGAGATTAGCATCACCTTGAAAGACAGAATTCTCACTGTAAGTGGCGAGCGAGAACTGTTTCTTGAAGATGATGAAATATTGAAACGTTCAGAAAGAACTCAGGGATCTTTTTCACGATCATTTGCACTCCCTGAAAATGCAGATGTATCATCTGTAACCGCCACATTTAAGGATGGGGTGCTCCATGTGAAAATTTCAAAAACAGGGTTGGAAAGCGATGACGATTCGCAATCCATTCCCATTAAGTAA
- the dnaK gene encoding molecular chaperone DnaK has protein sequence MGKIIGIDLGTTNSCVAVMEGNEPVVIQNSEGGRTTPSVVAFSKDGERLVGAPAKRQAITNPDKTVSSIKRFMGRMYNEVKEEIDQVSYKVVKSDDDNTARVQIEDRKYAPQEISAMVLQKMKQTAEEYLGEKVTEAVITVPAYFNDAQRKATQEAGKIAGLEVKRIINEPTAASLAYGLDKKEKDQTIIVYDFGGGTFDVSVLDLGEGVFEVKSSAGDTHLGGDDFDQRIIKYLASEFKKDEGIDLKEDPMAMQRLKDAAEKAKIELSSSQKTNVNLPFITATDSGPKHLNIDLTRAKFEQLVDDLVKKTIQPCEKALKDAGISKNDIHEVILVGGSTRIPKIQEVVKEFFGKDPSKGVNPDEVVAVGAAIQGGVMTGDVDDVVLLDVTPLTLGIETLGGVMTNLIESNTTIPTSKKETFSTAADNQTSVEIHVLQGERAKAQDNRTLGRFHLDGIPPAPRGVPQIEVTFDMDANGVLNVSAKDKGTGKEQSIRIESSSGLSEDEIEKMKKAAEEHAEEDKKVKERIETLNKADSLIFSTRKQLEEHEDKISEDSKQKIEDALTKLEEAHEQENIDELEPAMEELNQVWAAASQEIYQASEAQQQPGAGAGAEGGPSQNGSGESEGSAEGDDAVDADFEVVDEDEDDKK, from the coding sequence ATGGGTAAGATTATTGGAATTGACTTAGGTACTACAAACTCGTGCGTTGCCGTAATGGAAGGGAACGAGCCAGTAGTTATCCAGAATTCGGAGGGTGGAAGAACAACTCCTTCAGTCGTCGCTTTTTCTAAAGATGGCGAGCGATTGGTTGGTGCTCCCGCCAAAAGACAGGCTATTACAAATCCTGATAAAACCGTTTCCTCTATTAAGAGATTTATGGGGCGGATGTATAATGAGGTCAAAGAAGAAATTGACCAGGTATCATACAAGGTGGTAAAGTCTGATGATGACAACACCGCCCGGGTTCAAATTGAAGACAGAAAATATGCCCCGCAGGAGATCTCTGCGATGGTACTTCAAAAAATGAAGCAAACCGCAGAGGAGTATCTCGGTGAGAAAGTAACGGAAGCTGTTATTACAGTGCCGGCTTACTTTAACGATGCACAGCGTAAGGCAACTCAGGAAGCCGGGAAAATTGCCGGACTTGAAGTAAAACGAATTATTAACGAGCCAACAGCTGCATCACTTGCATACGGTCTCGATAAAAAAGAAAAAGATCAAACCATCATTGTGTATGACTTTGGTGGCGGAACGTTTGACGTATCTGTTCTGGATCTCGGTGAAGGTGTTTTTGAAGTAAAATCATCTGCCGGTGATACCCACCTTGGTGGTGACGACTTCGACCAGAGAATTATTAAATATCTGGCTTCTGAATTTAAAAAAGATGAAGGCATTGATCTGAAAGAAGATCCAATGGCGATGCAGCGATTGAAAGATGCCGCTGAGAAAGCCAAAATTGAGCTTTCCAGTTCTCAGAAAACAAATGTAAACCTGCCGTTTATTACTGCAACGGATTCAGGACCGAAGCACCTGAACATCGACCTTACTCGAGCCAAGTTTGAGCAATTGGTTGATGATCTTGTGAAGAAAACCATTCAACCGTGTGAGAAAGCACTGAAGGATGCAGGTATTTCCAAAAACGATATTCATGAAGTTATCCTGGTTGGTGGTTCAACCCGAATCCCGAAAATTCAGGAAGTTGTGAAAGAGTTCTTCGGGAAAGATCCAAGCAAAGGTGTAAATCCCGATGAGGTTGTAGCTGTAGGTGCTGCTATACAGGGTGGAGTTATGACAGGAGATGTTGACGATGTAGTTCTCCTCGACGTAACACCGCTTACACTTGGTATTGAAACACTGGGTGGCGTAATGACGAACCTGATTGAATCCAACACAACGATACCGACCAGCAAGAAAGAAACATTCTCTACAGCTGCGGACAATCAAACCAGTGTTGAGATTCACGTACTGCAGGGTGAACGTGCCAAAGCTCAGGATAACAGAACGCTTGGCCGATTCCACCTTGACGGAATTCCACCGGCACCACGCGGTGTACCACAGATTGAAGTTACATTCGATATGGATGCAAACGGTGTGCTGAACGTAAGTGCAAAAGATAAAGGCACCGGAAAAGAGCAAAGTATTCGAATTGAATCTTCTTCAGGATTGAGCGAAGATGAGATAGAGAAAATGAAAAAAGCTGCCGAGGAGCATGCCGAGGAAGACAAGAAAGTCAAAGAGAGAATCGAAACTCTCAACAAGGCAGACTCCCTTATCTTTTCAACAAGAAAGCAGCTTGAAGAGCACGAAGATAAGATCTCAGAAGACAGTAAACAGAAGATCGAAGATGCCCTGACGAAACTTGAGGAAGCTCATGAGCAGGAAAATATCGACGAACTTGAACCTGCAATGGAAGAGTTGAACCAGGTTTGGGCAGCTGCTTCTCAAGAGATCTATCAGGCTTCTGAAGCTCAGCAACAACCTGGTGCAGGTGCCGGAGCAGAAGGCGGTCCGTCACAAAACGGATCAGGTGAAAGCGAAGGATCTGCTGAAGGGGATGATGCTGTAGATGCCGACTTCGAAGTTGTGGATGAAGACGAAGACGATAAGAAGTAA
- the nadB gene encoding L-aspartate oxidase yields the protein MSFTVKNTDFLIVGSGAAGLNAALEAAKYGEVFLVTKSTLDESSSYWAQGGVAAVLEESDSYENHISDTLEAGRGYCNREAVEILVKEGSERVKELIDKGMPFERTGGHLNLGMEGGHSNRRILHANGAATGKALVDFLISNIQENDRITVAENVFVYDLISEENRCFGALAYLYEENKVLQIQSKATVLATGGYSGLYTRTTNPHTSTGDGLWLALNHGAILKDLEFIQFHPTVFYSSNGEGFLISEAVRGEGARLYNTSGERFMEKYPNGELSPRDVVSREIFNQISEQDKDFVFLDLTHLDDSKIRDRFPGLIKRIEDRGIDITKEGIPVAPAAHYCIGGIETDLDGQTNIEGLYAAGEVAATGVHGANRLASNSLLECLVFSKRAIEHASSLSESNRMIGITMKPFTLSPDLEEPFMVQKKTVTSLLNRFAGIERDDSGLHQAFDQISHELKSPLYHQGNEYFFLRMKEMVNIAELIVVGALNRKESRGVHFRKDFPEPDDSYKEPMRFYKNRYNKVQAVS from the coding sequence GTGAGTTTTACAGTTAAAAATACTGATTTTTTGATTGTCGGTAGTGGAGCTGCCGGTTTAAATGCCGCTCTTGAGGCAGCCAAATATGGCGAGGTATTTCTTGTTACTAAGTCTACCCTGGATGAAAGCAGCAGTTACTGGGCTCAGGGAGGTGTGGCAGCCGTTCTTGAAGAGTCCGATTCGTATGAAAATCATATTTCTGATACGCTGGAAGCAGGCCGGGGATATTGCAACCGGGAAGCAGTGGAAATTTTGGTAAAAGAGGGATCTGAAAGAGTTAAAGAGCTGATTGATAAAGGAATGCCTTTTGAAAGAACAGGCGGCCATTTAAACCTTGGGATGGAAGGCGGCCACTCAAATCGACGAATTTTACATGCGAACGGTGCCGCAACCGGGAAAGCTCTGGTGGATTTTTTAATCTCTAATATCCAGGAAAACGATCGGATTACTGTTGCAGAAAATGTATTTGTGTATGATTTAATCAGTGAAGAGAACCGATGCTTTGGAGCTCTTGCTTATCTTTATGAAGAGAATAAAGTTCTGCAGATCCAGAGTAAGGCAACAGTTCTGGCCACGGGCGGCTATTCAGGTTTATACACCAGAACAACCAATCCACATACGTCGACCGGAGATGGTTTATGGCTTGCTCTCAATCATGGAGCGATTTTAAAAGACCTGGAGTTTATCCAGTTTCATCCAACTGTATTTTATAGCTCAAATGGAGAGGGATTTCTGATTAGTGAAGCCGTTCGCGGGGAAGGTGCCAGGCTTTACAATACTTCCGGCGAGCGATTTATGGAGAAATATCCGAATGGTGAATTATCGCCCCGCGATGTAGTATCGAGAGAAATATTTAATCAAATTTCGGAGCAGGATAAAGACTTTGTGTTTCTTGATTTGACCCATCTGGACGATTCAAAAATCAGAGATCGATTTCCGGGATTGATCAAAAGGATTGAAGATCGTGGAATTGATATCACGAAAGAGGGGATTCCGGTGGCTCCTGCAGCACACTATTGTATCGGCGGAATTGAAACCGATTTGGATGGACAAACAAATATTGAGGGTCTTTACGCTGCCGGGGAAGTTGCGGCAACAGGCGTGCATGGTGCCAATCGCCTGGCGAGCAATTCTCTGCTTGAATGCCTTGTATTTAGCAAACGTGCAATCGAGCATGCAAGTAGTTTAAGTGAGAGCAACCGGATGATTGGTATTACAATGAAACCGTTTACGCTTTCTCCGGATTTAGAAGAGCCATTTATGGTTCAGAAGAAAACCGTTACATCTCTGTTGAATCGTTTTGCGGGGATTGAGCGCGATGACTCCGGCTTGCACCAGGCGTTTGATCAGATCAGCCACGAACTTAAATCACCTCTTTATCATCAGGGAAATGAATATTTCTTTTTGCGGATGAAGGAGATGGTAAATATTGCTGAGTTGATTGTTGTAGGGGCCTTGAACAGGAAAGAGAGCCGGGGTGTGCATTTTAGAAAAGATTTTCCCGAACCGGACGATTCTTACAAAGAACCAATGCGATTTTATAAAAACCGTTACAACAAAGTTCAGGCTGTTTCATGA
- the nadC gene encoding carboxylating nicotinate-nucleotide diphosphorylase, with product MIFTEVSNKDWLDDLIDVALAEDIGGGDVTTDAIIDDQKKAKAVWVAKQDGVVTGLNVAKFVFQKLDEKMNWKPLIKDPAPVKNGDLIVEITGNCRSILTAERTALNLAQRMSGIATKTAEIVKELDGFSTKILDTRKTVPGLRRLDKMAVEAGGGTNHRMGLYDLAMIKDNHIEAAGSIAAAVKRVRSDNPDIRIEVETTNIDQVGEALDAGADIIMLDNMSLVDMRKAVDVIGNRAQTEASGNITKGNIREVADTGVNFISVGALTHSVKAFDISQRITEIF from the coding sequence ATGATTTTTACTGAAGTTTCAAACAAGGATTGGCTTGATGATCTTATCGACGTAGCACTGGCAGAAGATATTGGTGGCGGCGATGTGACTACAGATGCAATTATAGATGATCAGAAGAAAGCCAAAGCAGTATGGGTGGCTAAACAGGATGGAGTTGTTACGGGATTAAATGTTGCAAAATTTGTCTTCCAAAAACTGGATGAAAAGATGAACTGGAAACCGCTTATTAAGGATCCTGCTCCAGTTAAAAATGGTGATTTGATTGTTGAAATTACCGGAAATTGCAGATCTATTTTAACAGCAGAACGAACGGCATTAAATCTTGCTCAGCGTATGTCCGGTATTGCCACAAAAACGGCTGAGATTGTGAAGGAACTGGATGGATTTTCAACAAAAATTTTAGACACCAGAAAGACAGTCCCCGGATTGCGAAGACTTGATAAAATGGCCGTTGAAGCGGGTGGCGGTACAAATCACCGCATGGGACTGTACGATTTGGCAATGATTAAAGACAATCATATAGAAGCTGCTGGCAGCATTGCGGCGGCTGTTAAGCGGGTACGGTCAGATAATCCCGATATCAGAATTGAAGTGGAAACCACGAATATTGATCAGGTTGGGGAAGCTTTGGATGCAGGGGCAGATATTATTATGCTTGACAACATGAGTTTAGTTGATATGCGTAAAGCTGTTGATGTTATCGGGAATCGTGCACAAACAGAAGCTTCCGGCAACATTACAAAAGGCAATATTCGTGAAGTTGCTGATACCGGAGTCAATTTTATCTCGGTTGGTGCGTTAACTCATTCCGTCAAGGCATTTGATATCAGCCAGCGAATCACAGAAATTTTTTAA
- the nadA gene encoding quinolinate synthase NadA: MTNMETVVNEDLTTEILELKEQRNAVILAHNYQIPEIQDIADYVGDSLGLSHQAAEAEEDVIVFCGVHFMAETASIISPDKTVLIPDLEAGCSLADSITVDQLREWKAQHPGAVVVSYVNTTAAVKSESDYCCTSSNAVGIVESIPEDKEILFLPDKFLGAYVEMITGRELNIWEGACHVHERIGELNLAEKQKEYPDAEILIHPECGCSTSCMMKSAMYFDCKDGHVHSTSGMLNRAKESEAEEFVVATETGILHRMEKENPGKKFYAANEESVCDYMKMITLDNLRDALKYKQFEVKVPKELAEKAKVPIDRMLQVG; encoded by the coding sequence ATTACAAATATGGAAACCGTAGTAAACGAAGATTTAACCACCGAAATTCTTGAGCTTAAGGAGCAGCGAAATGCTGTAATCCTGGCTCATAACTATCAAATTCCCGAAATTCAGGATATAGCAGATTATGTTGGCGATTCGCTGGGATTATCTCATCAGGCCGCTGAAGCAGAGGAAGATGTAATTGTCTTTTGTGGCGTTCACTTTATGGCCGAAACCGCATCGATCATCTCACCGGATAAAACCGTTTTAATTCCGGATCTCGAGGCAGGTTGCTCGCTGGCTGACAGTATCACAGTTGATCAGCTCAGGGAGTGGAAAGCTCAACATCCCGGAGCCGTTGTGGTTTCGTATGTGAATACTACAGCAGCAGTGAAATCCGAAAGTGATTACTGCTGCACGTCATCGAATGCGGTGGGTATTGTGGAGTCAATTCCCGAAGATAAAGAGATTCTGTTTTTACCGGATAAATTCTTGGGAGCCTATGTGGAGATGATCACCGGCCGCGAGCTAAATATCTGGGAAGGAGCCTGCCATGTGCATGAGAGAATTGGTGAATTAAACCTTGCCGAGAAACAGAAGGAATATCCCGATGCAGAAATATTGATTCATCCGGAATGTGGTTGTTCAACATCCTGTATGATGAAATCTGCTATGTATTTTGATTGTAAAGACGGTCATGTGCACTCCACGAGTGGTATGTTGAATCGTGCGAAGGAATCGGAAGCAGAAGAATTTGTAGTGGCAACAGAGACCGGAATTCTTCACCGAATGGAGAAGGAAAATCCCGGGAAGAAATTCTATGCAGCCAACGAAGAATCCGTTTGTGATTACATGAAGATGATTACGCTCGATAATCTTCGCGATGCGCTCAAATACAAACAGTTTGAAGTGAAGGTTCCGAAAGAGCTGGCCGAAAAAGCCAAAGTACCGATCGATCGGATGCTGCAGGTAGGGTAA